The DNA region agtttacaattattaagtaatataaaatagaacaaaGTCACAATTCTCTGAAATTCTAAGAATGACATATGTATTCAGTTTACTTATTCAATTTAACTGAGTTTTTGGGTATGTATTACGTTAATATGTTTTCCATAAAAGATACGCACTAAACTTAGATGGAAACAACATGTGTTATAGATAGTGAGGAAACCCATAAAAACCCACAAAAGTCTAAAAATCCCTGAGAACATAAACAAAGTGGTGTTCCAAAAACCTTTTTTATACTATCAGCCTTATATATACTGTTAGTGATTATCTTTTCTTTGATGAACATTTAAACACACTATACTCATAATACACACATAcgggatttttattaaaactctatgTATAGCCTACctatctatatttataataaaatacgaaaacaaaattaaaaatataaaattaacttgtcAGAATTGGTTAATtgattacttaaatattttggtaaaaatgttgaaactgtgaaatgaattaaatttgaattaattttgtttaagaaaatatatacatatttatattacaaaaaagtacatcataaaattatattttttacttgttaggcctccaaattttataaactctgATTAAAGAGTAactattattcttattttatttaattcaaattgtaaCAGAGCTAGAAAACCGTTATTCGTGGGAGAAATTTGTAGTCTACCACTTTGTTTATGTTGTCACCAATTTTTTCAGACTATTAATGGGTTTTCTTGAAACTAATGTTGCATATGTTAATACtaaaatagtcgtaaaatcataaaaaatttatttaaaatattcttaacgttacttgatttttaatatatctgaCTTCCTTTCGAACCCTCGTCAAGTGTCAGGGTGTGTTCGCACAGTGGGTTCGAAGTTTAAATAGTTGGATTTCTGCGAGTTTTTATGAAGaactaattaatgaattattcgcaaattgattatttaacagATTACCTAAATTAgccatacataaaattttagagaattgtAAGTAtgctctatttatttatattagctAGTTATAGCAGTATAAAGCTAGTAGCTAATTAtagcaataatatttttctaaacttgaaatatattaCAGTATAATAGTACACCTATTATTTACTACAgcatatattataatagtgTTCAATCCACTATAGAACGCCCAAATATCAAAAACCAGTTTGTCATATTTGTGACCAACAAATTTCTTCCAttcatttgattaaattatttaataaattcatcattGTTGACATCatcataaactaaatattatagaatttgttttttacaaatcgttacgtttacaaaataatatttagcatAGTCTTCCAACAAactttagtaaattataattaagaattgTATATACTTACATTCCGACGATTAgtattcttatatttaaaagtataaaataaatcaaacataattttgatGCAGAGGTAAGCTCACTGCTCAAGACTTGTCacagaattttaaaacttgttgtTTTGTTGATTTCGGATTTTCTCCTATCTGATGACGCACGAAATGCAGAAACaagctgaaataaaaaaatatatattttctattttctttagttttgtttaattcaatAGTTACCAGTGATGGatacaattttacatattttcatcaaattatattttaataaaaaattccaaattatttagtattacttttaattttatgtagtcacaatgaattatattttttgtttgctatattaagtgttaattaactaccaaatcaaaataacacaaaatttactattatgtTACTCTTCATCTAATTGATATTTCTTAGGTAGTCTTAGGAGACATGTGCAGTTGGCGCCTTCGTCAACTACGGCTGTAACTCTGACATAACTGTTAAACCAGGTATACACTTGATCAATTATTGGAAGAGGCTCTGATTCTTCAAACACCGGAGTAAATTTGAGTTCTTTTGCAATTGGGCGGTCTCTGAAATCACTTACTGGAAACATATCtgaaatagaatttaataaattacataaatacataTCTGGGTAATTGTAAAGTCAACAACTGAAatcattaatgaatttttctaaCATTTTACCAACAAGTAATCTTACCAGTTTTACACAAACTCTTCATTACGACGTCACAACCGATAGGGCACATGGAGCAGGGTAAcgtatcaattaaataaatcggcTGGCCAACCACATTCCCGATCGGATTGTAATTGCAAACGAATCTAAACAATTTGTTACCCGTCTTGATGCCCTCGGGCATCAGTTGAGCATAACTCGCCATCGCACATCCAACCTCTCTTGTATTTGCCCACATCATTTGACTGTAATGGCCAATTGTACCGCGGCTATTTGACacactaaaaattaatggaatattaatcgttatttcaattttttggtaACATTTGCCTTGTGAAATTTCTAATATCCGTCTCCTCCATGTTGTTACTTTGTTTATACCAGTTTAAGATTAGTAATTCTTCATCTGGTGTACGGTTGGTTGTGATGGTTAGAACGTTTTGGCCTATCGctgtaaattcaaattaaacccAATTGGTATTTTTGATCAAagagcaaagaaataattacttaCAACTATTCTTTCCAGGATCGTACTgcgttttgttgtttaattggaCACAGCACCTAACCCAATTCTCTGCCATTTCTGCAAGCCAGTCACTCCATTtctagaaacaaaaatataaaatgttttagtttttaactaGCAgctatttttgttgtttgtctATATTTTAGTATGAGAAATCTTTTTATTCACTGGACACCTACCAACTTTTGCATATTGCCTGCGGCTGATGGAGTGAATCCAACGTTAGCTTTACCAGATGCAACATGATCTCTAAGTCTGTTGTGTAGCGTCTCAATCAAATCGGAATCGATaggtattaatttataatctacGCAATTTTCATTACAGCTCagcttgtaaattaaataattaagtaaacatttatgtgaaattatttttaaatgcgaATTCTTACTACAAAAACTGACAGTATGAGTACAATTATTCCAGTACGTAACATTTTCGTGACATTTATCATGTTTTTATACTGTAACTAAGGTATTATTGACAATATCGAATCTACAacagctttaaatttaaaatcacatCTGCAATTTCTGTCTATCTGTATTTATCTACtgaatactaattttatttggtttgaTTTAATACTAGTCTAAAACAAAAGTAGTTCTTAGTTGCTTGTATTTTCATagttaactttaaattgttataattaatctaCCTATTTGTACTAACTgattttacaacttttttatattttgaaactaaaagatgtaattatataattttgtaaaaattatgtttcttatttaaatttacaaattaaactagattaaattaaagattaaattaaataaatttaagacttAATTGTAAAACAACAATCCTTAATGATCCAAAAATGCGATATATAGTATAGGACAAAATTAGAGCGACTTTCTTCTTGTTTAAATACCAAACTACACTGATTTttgttctattaaataataaaacacatataTAGAAATGATGTTATTTATTGATGAAACATGTCACGTTAACGatgatatagaaaaataaaaccagaaaattaacaatttttatcgcTACAAAATTAGAACGactctttataaaaattaaaaaaaaaaacaaagtaaCTCCAACGTAAATGGCCtaagatataatattttgtccaGTATCTCTTATTGGCTATGACATCCTCACATCTTTTTGGCATAGACGAGATTAGATTGGAAATTATTTCCTCGTCTATATTGttccaaacatttttgatttgctcaaacaaatttgctttatttgtCATGTTCTTATCATTTTATCCACAATCTCCCatgttttctaataaaaaaatcgagAGATTGAGCTGGCTGGCCACTTTaagacattaattttttcttgaacaaaccattctttaacaaGTTTGGCAGTGTGTTTGGGGTCATTGTCATgcagttataaatttaaaggcaTATCCCATTCACAATAGGGTAGCATGACATCTTCTCATATGTTACTCACTTATTTAAACTCGGTctcaaatatgtttaatttaaaattcaatcaattttactgCACCTCATCAAcatgtgaaattaattaattaattataatcattaattattatgtttaaacgattattataaaacaatctgtaagatttgtttataaataaatcagaaatttGAGTGGAAAAATTGCATTTCAGTTGAATGTATTCGCGATGTGCTTGTAATTATGTGGGGCCCATGCTCCACGGAAATCcgtgaattatattttactatgttCTTTAGCGTTTATTAAGGGAAATGCCCGTAATATTTGAATGtacattttatgatattttgaaCTTTATATTCCGGGAGTACCTGGAACCGAACCCCTTTAAATTACTGGGGGAATTTCCacacaataaatgtttttttggtTTAGCGAGAGGGCTTACCAGATCTGGAAATACCGAGAAGGCTTGCTAGATGTGGAAATACTTTCTTTGGAGGCACACATTTATGACGTTAGGAAGTGCGTGTTCCAGGAACGCCCACCAGATGTGGAAGTGCCTGGACACCCTTTAAATTGCCTGAGCGCCCTGACTCACCCTCTCAATCAGTTAGTCCGCCTCTATCACTGCCCAAACAACTCTCGTCCGTACTCCTCCATCTGAATCAGCTTCCCTTTCAATCCACAGTAATAAACCTAACAAAACTCAAGTGCATTTCTGTTGTGTATCGCCCGTATTCGTACACCTATTATTTACTCCAGCAGATATTATAACTAGGTGTTATAGAGAGAACACCAAATTGGTGACCCCGACGTGATCTGTTgtgagtaaaatattttgtgaaaaatgtcACCCACTGCCGACCAACATGCCACTAACAGCGCCGAGATCACCGGTGACGTCCGTACGACCCGGATCATCACCTTACCGCCATTTATGGAAAGTGAACCCGAATTTTGGTTCGACATGTTGGAAATGAGATTTGATGCAGCCCACCTAAACGATCCTGTAGAGCGTTTTATACAGACTTTCGCCGCACTAAGCCCTAGCGTGTCTCTATTGGCAAAACACCTTATAAAGCCGACAATAAACAGTGAATCGTATTCACGTTTGAAGGAGAGAGTGGTAAGTCGCCTTACTTTATCACACGAACATCGGATACGGTAACCTCTGGAAACAGAAACTATGGGTGACGACAAACCGTCAGTATTCTTATGCCGTCTACAAAGTCTGGCAGGTCCTGATGTACCCGAGCCGCTTCTGCGGACGATTTGGGAGAGCCGTTTGCCCTCTGATGTTCGCATGGATTCCAATATGCTACTTTCTAAGGCAGCGGAAAACGGTGATCGAGCGTATGACATCATCAAGGCCTCGAATTCGGGAGCAGTGAGCGCGAGCTTACCAAATAGTGTGGACATGATGAGTCGTATCCTCGAAAGACTAAACCGGGTGGAAGAGAAGTTGGCATCACAGCAAATTAACCAGCTGGAGGTTAGGCATGATCTATCGAGAAGACGCGGTGATCAACGTGGGATATCCCGTTCACGAAGTCCCAGTCGACCAAGAGATGCTAACGGAGTGTGTTGGTATCATTGGAAGTTCGCCGAAAATGCAAGAAAGTGCAAGCAGCCGTGCACTTACCACAGCGCGGAAAACGCCCCGGGCACTCGAGATCAGCCCTACGACTTCGCGCCGTTTATTCGTTACGGATCGGACAACCCAAAAACGGTTCCTCATCGATACGGAGGAGGCGGATTTATGTGTGTATCCACGTATGTACATATCTACCAGAGCCGCGTACTAGATCCACGTACGAACTAACAGCCGCGAACGGAACTGTCATCCACACTTACGGTACAGTGGATTTGACACTCAATTTGGGCTTGAGGAGAGTTTTCACCTGGAGTTTTGTGGTAGCTGATATATCCAAGCCTATCATCTGTGCTGATTTTTTAGCGCATTTTGGGCTGTTAGTGGATATAGGACGTCGAAGACATCTAGACCAAGTGACCCAGCTTATCTCAACCGACTGAAACACCGTACCACGACCTATTACAGCAGTATCCAGAAATCACACGCTCCAGAGGAGCACCGAGCGAGGTATTGCATTCCACACGACATCACATCGTTACCACACCAACGGTCAAGAAGGCTTGCCCCGGACAAACTGCGTGCTGCTTCAACGTTTCATCGACGAAGTACTCCAAGGTCTCGAGTTTAGTTTCGCCTATATTGATGACATTCTTGTGGCGTCATCATCTCACGAGGAGCACTTACGACACCTGGAGATCTTATTCAAACGCCTGAAGAGTTACGGAGTGGTGATAAATCCCGGAAAGTGTGTATTCGGTAAATCCGAGGTGAAATTCCTCGGCTACCTAGTATCAAACACGGACACTCGTCCATTACCCGAAAAGGTTAGCGCAATTCGTAGCTTCCCGCAGCCACACACCGTGAAGCGACTTCGGCAGTTTCTCGGCATGATAAACTTTTACAGCAGTTTCTGCCGAAAGCGGCACATATTCAAGCACCGCTAAATCAACTTCTGCAAGATAACGAGAGAGGAAAGACGCCTATTAAGTGGACATCAGAGGCTGTCAAAGCTTTTGAAGCTACAAAGGAGTGCCTAGCGCAAGCTACACTCCTTGCTCATCCTGCATTGGGTGCACCGTTGACATTATTCACTGATGCATCGGACTTTGCGATTGGGGCGTCCTTGCAACAAAAAATCGATGACGACTGGCAACCGCTAGAATTCTTCTCGAAGAAGTTGAGCCCTGCTGAAATGAAATACGGCGCCTACGATCGAGAATTGCTCGCAATCTACCAAGCCGTAAGGCATTTTCGACACATGGTCGAAGGAAGAGAATTCTCAATCCATACTGACCACAAACCAATAACTTTCGCGTTCAGAAAAAAGGATCGGGTCTAAGACGACTTTGGAGCGATCGTTTTCATTTACTACGTTCGGTACGTATCGGTTTTCGAAtcgaaatattttgtaaattagttAAAGACACGGCACAACCATTTAAACTTCGAACCCACTGTGCGACCGACCACACCCTGACACTCGATAAGGGTTCGAAAAGAAATCACACATGTTAAGAATCAactaatgtataatattttaaaataaattttgtatgattttacgactattttacgattaacatataaaagattaattttaagaaaacctatcaaaaatctgaaaaaattcgTGAGAATCTAAACAGTGGTGGTCTAAAAATTCTCTCACGAAGCAATTAAATAACGGTTTTCTAGTtctgttacaatataaaaatcaaaaagttgatgaaattgttattttatattgttttaatattattaacccATTTTACctgtttatatacatatttaattataattaacaaaaaagtaacatacatacttaattattataacattattattaacttgaaCGAGGCGTTTGATAAGTTGAGGAGGAAGATAAGCAAACTTGTAACTAgtcattaataattcttacaattaaaaatttacatattaataaatgtaaaaaaactaaaagaaaaataaataaagttttataataatattgtaaaatacccAAAATTATAATCGTCTTTATGATAAATCAAGGGAcggaaatagaaaataaatatattctattacCGCTTGTTTCTGCATTTCGTGCGTCATCAGATAggacataattcaaaattgtatctCTGCAGtagaaatacaattttgaaaatcctaTGACAAgccttacaatttaaaaatacaattttatgttaGTAATTTGTAGTTGAGCTTGTCGCTGCATTTACGGCGAAAactattcaattcaaaaatactAATACAAGCTGAGTAAATGCAGCCCTACACTAAGTCACAATatactaaaatctaaataatctattatctgtaaataaattaaaattataattattaactattatgaattcctgcaaataaataaataattaaaaaatgaacaaaaagtaaattggTTGGCCAATAATTTGACGAACAAAAAGGAAGCTTGTTGGCCAATAACGAACAAATGGAAATatgttggtcaataatatgacgaacagaagggaatttgttggtcaataatataacgatttgattttgttgatCAATAATATGAGGAACAAAATGGGAATTTATAGGCCAGGgattttgttcaataaatatgatgaaaataaaacaaactaaattttatttaattaatttaagctgaaagagaaggccttattagtattatttaaaaaatatataaatgaatatctcattctaatttatttgagcTGAAAAGAATGTCTGATTAGACtggaaaaagaaaataaaaataaaccattcctgaaaatcataaaagatatctttcttatattttcaaaaacatatatatatatatatatatatatatatatatatatatatatataaatataaaaatcaaaagatgACGATGCAAGaagaattaaaatcaatatgttcaaaaacttactttgcgTTGCCAGTTGCCAGCTTAACAAGTCTCGTTCTGGACCTACctcaaattaatcaaaaacaaaaaatcaatatcgttttattgataattaaaattgtgaatcATTACCTTTAACGTCCTTTCCCTGTTGTCTTATTGTCTTTCCAATAGTTGGTTGCATTTactgcatttattcttataaacttcCATGCaatgttttatccatgcatttatttttaaatgattgatactccacttaatccaagtagaattgatttattctgaaattttgtcatttaattcatgcatttattcttataaactatccatgcatttatttttaaatgattgataCTCTACTTAAttcaagtagagttgatttattctgaaattttgtcatttaatgcatgcatttattcttcactgatgtataatcactctacttaatccaagtaaagttgatttattgtcatgatttcatcatttaaagcatgcacttattcttatgaactaatccatgcaaagttttatgcatgcatttattcttcactgatttataatcactttacttaatccaagtaaagttgatttattgtcatgattttatcatttaaagcatgcatttataattacgaactaatccatgcaaagttttatgcatgcatttattcttcactgatttataatcactttacttaatccaagtaaagttaatttattgtcatgattttatcatttaaagcatgcatttattcttatgaactaatccaagcaaagttttatgcatgcatttattcttcactgatgtataattactctacttaatccaagtaaagtcaatttattgtcatgattttatcatttaaagcatgcatttattcttatgagctaatccatgcaaagttgtatgcatgcatttattcttcacCGATGTATAATCACTCTACTTATTCaaagtaaagttgatttattgtcatgattttatcatttaaaacatgcatttattcttatgaactaatccatgcagagttgtatgcatgcatttattcttatggactaatccatgcaaaattttatgcatgcacTTATTGTAAACTGATGCAtaatcactctacttaatccaagtaaagttgatttattgtcatgattttatcattaaaaacatgcatttattcttatgaactaatctatacaaagttttatacatgcatttattcttaactGATGCAtaatcactctacttaatccaagtaaagttgatttattgtcatgattttatcatttaaaacatgcatttattcttatgaactaatccatgcaaagttttattcatgcatttattcttcactgatgtataattactctacttaatccaagtaaagttgatttattgtcatgattttatcatttaaagcatgcatttattcttatggactaatccatgcaaaattttatgcatgcacTTATTCTTAACTGATGCAtaatcactctacttaatccaagtaaagttgatttattgtcatgattttatcattaaaaacatgcatttattcttatgaactaatccatgcaaagttgtatgtatgcatttattcttcactgatgtataatcactctacttaatccaagtaaagttgatttattgtcacgattttatcatttaaaacatgcattttttcttatgaactaatccatgcaaagtcttattcatgcatttattcttcactgatgtataattactctacttaatccaagtaaagttgatttattgtcatgactttctcatttaaaacatgcatttattcttatgaactaatccatgcaaagttttatacatgtatttattcttcactgatgtataatcactctacttaatccaagtaaagttgatttattgtcatgattttatcatttaaaacatgcatttattcttatgaactaatccatgcaaagttttatacatgtatttattcttcactgatgtataatcactctacttaatccaagtaaagttgatttattgtcatgattttatcatttaaaacatgcattttttcttatgaactaatccatgcaaagttgtatgcatgcatttattcttcactgatgtataatcactctacttaatccaagtaaatttaattagttgtcatgattttatcatttaaagcatgcatttattcttatgaactaatccatgcaacgttttattcatgcatttattcttcactgatgtataatcactctacttaatccaagtaaagttgatttattgtcatgattttatcatttaaatcatgcatttattcttatgaactgatccattcaaagttttattcatgcatttattcttcactgatgtataatcactctacttaatccaagtaaagttgatttattgtcatgattttctcatttaaaacatgcatttattcttatgaactaatccatgcaaagttttatacatgcatttattcttcactgatgtataatcactctacttaatccaagtaaagttgatttattgtcatgattttatcattaaaaacatgcatttattcttatgaactaatccatgcaaagttgtatgcatgcatttattcttcactgatgtataatccaagtaaagttgatttattgtcatgattttctcatttaaaacatgcatttattcttatgaactaatccatgcaaagttttatacatgcatttattcttcactgatgtataatcactctacttaatccaagtaaagttgatttattgtcatgattttatcatttaaaacatgcattttttcttatgaactaatccatgcaaagttgtatgcatgcatttattcttcacTGATGTATAATCACTCTACTCAATCCAtgtaaagttgatttattgtcatgattttatcatttaaaacatgcatttattcttatgaactaatccatgcaaagttttattca from Aethina tumida isolate Nest 87 chromosome 1, icAetTumi1.1, whole genome shotgun sequence includes:
- the LOC109598929 gene encoding venom allergen 5, translated to MQKLKWSDWLAEMAENWVRCCVQLNNKTQYDPGKNSSIGQNVLTITTNRTPDEELLILNWYKQSNNMEETDIRNFTSVSNSRGTIGHYSQMMWANTREVGCAMASYAQLMPEGIKTGNKLFRFVCNYNPIGNVVGQPIYLIDTLPCSMCPIGCDVVMKSLCKTDMFPVSDFRDRPIAKELKFTPVFEESEPLPIIDQVYTWFNSYVRVTAVVDEGANCTCLLRLPKKYQLDEE